One window from the genome of Haladaptatus paucihalophilus DX253 encodes:
- a CDS encoding V-type ATP synthase subunit D, which yields MAKDVKPTRKNLMAIEDRIDLSERGHDTLEKKRDGLIMEFMDILDQAQDVRSGLEEDYQRAQQTINMARAMEGDVAVRGAAAALQEHPEITTESKNIMGVVVPQIESSKVKKSLDERGYGVLGTSARIDETADAYEELLESIILAAEVETAMKKMLTEIETTKRRVNALEFKLLPELHEAQDYIEQKLEEQEREEIFRMKKIKAKKEEEERAEKEAREPEMAEGEVVVTS from the coding sequence CCTCATGGCGATTGAGGACCGCATCGACCTCTCCGAACGGGGCCACGACACGCTGGAGAAGAAGCGTGACGGCCTCATCATGGAGTTCATGGACATCCTCGACCAGGCACAGGACGTACGCTCCGGGCTGGAAGAGGATTACCAGCGCGCACAACAGACCATCAACATGGCCCGCGCGATGGAGGGCGACGTCGCAGTTCGCGGTGCCGCCGCCGCGCTGCAGGAACACCCCGAAATCACGACCGAGTCGAAGAACATCATGGGCGTCGTCGTCCCGCAAATCGAGTCCTCGAAGGTCAAAAAGTCACTCGACGAGCGGGGCTACGGTGTCCTCGGAACGAGCGCGCGCATCGACGAGACCGCGGACGCCTACGAGGAACTGCTCGAAAGCATCATCCTCGCCGCGGAAGTCGAAACCGCGATGAAGAAGATGCTGACCGAAATCGAGACGACGAAGCGGCGTGTCAACGCGCTCGAATTCAAACTGCTCCCGGAACTCCACGAAGCCCAGGACTACATCGAGCAGAAACTCGAAGAACAGGAGCGAGAAGAGATCTTCCGAATGAAGAAGATCAAGGCCAAGAAGGAAGAAGAAGAGCGGGCCGAGAAGGAAGCCCGCGAACCGGAGATGGCGGAAGGCGAAGTCGTCGTCACGAGCTAA